A stretch of DNA from Synechococcus sp. JA-3-3Ab:
CGCGTGGTGGGGCTGGATCGCGATCCGACGGCTCTGCAGGCGGCCCAGGCGCGTCTGGCCGCAGCCGGGATCCCCGGCAATCGCCTCCAACTCTGGCACCTCAACTTTGCCGATTTCGACCTGCAGCGGCACGGCTTTCGGGATGAGCGAGGGCAGGGGATCCCTTTCGATGGCATCGTAGCCGACCTCGGGGTGAGCTCGCCCCAACTGGACTGCCCCGAGCGGGGCTTTAGCTTTCGCGCCGAGGGGCCGCTCGATATGCGCATGGATCCCACTGCCGATCAGGAAACGGCTGCCGACTGGGTCAACCGCCGCCCCGTCGAGGACTTGATCGACATTTTCGTTCGCTATGGCGAGGAGCGCTTTGCCCGCCGCATCGCCCACCACATCGAACGCTCCCGCCCCCTTTTCACCACCACCCAACTGGCCCACGTAGTCTGGCAGGCGGTGCCGCCGGCGGCAAGACGGGGCCGCATCCACCCGGCCACGCGGATCTTTCAGGCCCTGCGCATTGCCGTGAACCGAGAACTGGAAGCCCTGGAAACCCTGCTGGCCCAGGCTCCCAATTGGCTAAAACCCGGCGGCAGGTTGGCCGTGATCAGCTTTCATAGCCTGGAAGATCGCCTGGTGAAATGGGCCTTTCGTACGGATCCCCGCTGGCAGGTGCTCACCCCCAAACCCCTGTGCCCTTCCGAGCTGGAGCAGCAACGCAATTCCCGCGCCCGCTCCGCCAAACTGCGAGTGGCTGCCCGCAGCAGCTAAGTTGCCGCCCTGCCCCCCTGGAGGCCCTCTGAGGTGCGTGGAGATCGGATAGAGTGGGGCCCAGTTGGCAGCAATTTCTTGGTGTGGGTGAGGTGCAAACCCCTATGGTCAGCCAGCCTTTGAACGCGAGCCGTGGCCGCAGTTTTCTCCCTGTCCAGCGCAAAACCGCGACCTTGGCCCCTCGTTCCCATCTAAGGACTACCCCGCCCCTCCCCGCCGGCAAAGTCAGAACCCGTCGCCCCCAACCCTCGAAATCAGCCTATCCCCATAGCCGGGATCCCGCCTGGAGAGAGCACCTGATCTGGTGGAAGCAGATCTCCACGGGCATGGCCATCGTCTCGGGGTTGTCAGTGCTGAGTGTGTACAGTTGGACGGTGCATACCCAAAGCCGATGGAGCCAGCGCTACCAAGTGTGGCAGCAGATGCAGCGCAACGAACGACAGTTTCTCCTCACCCAAGAGTCCATCGCCAATTCCTTGCGGGAAATCGCCGATCGCTCCGACATGGTGCCTCTGGTACCGGAGCGGATGATCGAGGTGCCAATTGCCCTCCCCAGCACGGCTTCTGGGCAGGGGCAGAGCAAAGCCAAGCCTCTGGAGGCATCCGAGCAAGCCCCTCCTTTTTACCCGGTTGGATACTAATCCAAAGGCTCTAGGCGGTAGCGGCTGAGCCAGTGATCCAAGTGCACCTCCTCCTCATCCAGGAGTTGGGCGTTGATCAGACCCCGCTTGAAGGCAAGGCGAATGGCGCGGGCCCGCAAGCTAAAAGTTGTGCCCCACTCCTCGCTCTCAATTTGGTCGTTGCTCACCTCAAGCTTGTCGTAGAGATTGCGCAGACGATTGGTCACCCCTCGCCGCGACAAAAACCGCCGTGCGGCAATAGCTTGATCGGTGAGGCCGAGGGCAATATCGATCAACACCTCGTACTCAGCATCGCTGAGGCCGGTAATTTTGTTTTGCGAACGGGAATCGACCCCCCGCACCTCCCGATCGATCACGCATTGCTCATCCTGCACCACGGCCTGGATGGCACTGACCAATTTTTCGTCGGAGCAATTCTTCAGGAGATAGCCGTAGACAGTTTGCGGCGGCACGATCTTGTGCAGTTCCCGCACATAAACCTCATCGGCAAAGTGGGACCAAAAGATGATGCGCGTACTGGGTTGCTCCGACCAAACTTGTCGAGCCACCTCGATCCCGCTCATCTCGGGCATGCGGATGTCCAACAACAGGAAGTTGGGACGGTGCTGACGGTAGAGCTCCAATGCCTCTCTGCCGTTGGAGGCCATGTACACCGGGCCAAACTGAGGCAGATGCTGCATCAGCAGGCTGTGCACATGTTGGCGGTAAAGGGTGTCATCTTCAGCAAGGAGGGTGCTCACAGGCCTTGATCGCTAGTCGACCTACTCTATATGTTTCCTACCCTAGAAATCTCTGCGAAGGAAGACAAGGCACTAATGAGCAGTGGCAAAGTCGAGCCAGCGATCCCCTACGGCAGCTACAGGTAGCCCCTCAGGACGGTATTTGATTGACCCGGAACTGTTGCCATTCTTGGCGGGTTCGTTGCAGCATCTGTAGCAGCTCCTCCCACCGTTCGCCTTCGATCAGCCGCTCTATTTTCCCCAACTGGACTTGATAGCCACGCAGGGCGGCCAGGAGCGCCTGTCGGTTGTGACGGGCCATCTCCAGCCCCAACTGCGGGATCCCGCCACCGACACGG
This window harbors:
- the rsmH gene encoding 16S rRNA (cytosine(1402)-N(4))-methyltransferase RsmH, which translates into the protein MDLARAELGEMLLYHHESVLTEAVVAYLQPQQGGAFLDVTLGGGGHSLALLQRGADRVVGLDRDPTALQAAQARLAAAGIPGNRLQLWHLNFADFDLQRHGFRDERGQGIPFDGIVADLGVSSPQLDCPERGFSFRAEGPLDMRMDPTADQETAADWVNRRPVEDLIDIFVRYGEERFARRIAHHIERSRPLFTTTQLAHVVWQAVPPAARRGRIHPATRIFQALRIAVNRELEALETLLAQAPNWLKPGGRLAVISFHSLEDRLVKWAFRTDPRWQVLTPKPLCPSELEQQRNSRARSAKLRVAARSS
- a CDS encoding response regulator transcription factor; this encodes MSTLLAEDDTLYRQHVHSLLMQHLPQFGPVYMASNGREALELYRQHRPNFLLLDIRMPEMSGIEVARQVWSEQPSTRIIFWSHFADEVYVRELHKIVPPQTVYGYLLKNCSDEKLVSAIQAVVQDEQCVIDREVRGVDSRSQNKITGLSDAEYEVLIDIALGLTDQAIAARRFLSRRGVTNRLRNLYDKLEVSNDQIESEEWGTTFSLRARAIRLAFKRGLINAQLLDEEEVHLDHWLSRYRLEPLD